One window of the Phragmitibacter flavus genome contains the following:
- the rsmD gene encoding 16S rRNA (guanine(966)-N(2))-methyltransferase RsmD, with the protein MRIISGSAGGIPIKVPPLVARPTTDRVREALFSMLGGSCEDLKVLDLFAGSGALGLEALSRGAKEARFVEQHGGAAGIISENLLKTRLQGGQVMKAEVFATLRRLAQEGSTFDLVFADPPYAKLPGEVNLAETLLANEDLRSLLAGGGSFVLECMATKKPLAGIEHWQVVRDRVYGSTRILILTLHLILPTATDPDGEIPSAADL; encoded by the coding sequence ATGAGGATCATTTCCGGCAGCGCGGGTGGCATCCCGATCAAGGTGCCCCCGTTGGTGGCGCGTCCGACGACGGATCGGGTTCGCGAAGCCTTGTTTTCGATGCTCGGTGGTTCTTGTGAGGATTTGAAGGTGCTGGATCTGTTTGCGGGTTCGGGGGCGCTGGGGTTGGAGGCGCTGAGCCGTGGGGCAAAGGAGGCGAGGTTTGTGGAGCAACATGGTGGGGCGGCGGGCATCATCAGCGAGAATTTGCTGAAGACCCGCTTGCAGGGTGGCCAGGTGATGAAGGCCGAGGTGTTTGCGACGTTGCGTCGACTGGCCCAGGAGGGGTCGACGTTTGATCTGGTGTTTGCGGATCCTCCCTATGCCAAGCTCCCTGGCGAGGTCAACCTGGCGGAGACGTTGCTGGCGAATGAGGATTTGCGCTCGCTGCTGGCGGGAGGTGGCAGTTTCGTGCTGGAATGCATGGCGACAAAAAAGCCGTTGGCAGGCATCGAGCACTGGCAAGTGGTGCGCGACCGGGTGTATGGTTCGACCCGCATCCTGATCCTCACGCTTCATCTTATTCTCCCGACTGCAACCGACCCCGATGGCGAAATACCTTCTGCTGCTGATCTATAA
- a CDS encoding 3-deoxy-D-manno-octulosonic acid transferase — MAKYLLLLIYNALFPIGLVCMAPGALKKMKARGGSPRDLWQRLGFFKASQLRQLDQMRSEGRLFWIHAASVGEVGIAAKLIRQILKDRPESRFALTTTTPTGFAQVEAMKEVQAGVVLPLYSALDGWLIVRRFLRAIQPAQLILVEAEVWPNLTHACKKRGVPMYLVNARLSPRSERRFRKALPFTRAIFSMLNHVMVQEPEDVARWQSLGLESSKITCTGSIKFDPGAGGQTRPEAQIEKFQQLLRELGWGAEDPVILLASTHPGEELALAQVYGRLAKDFHDLRLIVVPRHVERAEEIDVELKAQGFYVVRRSQGLVSTGKVAVADVLLVDTTGELGAWQHLATAVIVGKSFLAKGGQNPAEAIMAGKPVLFGPHMANFEALVDQLLKKGGAVQSPDLLALERDLRSLLSSPDRARSVAVAGMGALTPHEGATARTAVLLGESLK; from the coding sequence ATGGCGAAATACCTTCTGCTGCTGATCTATAACGCGTTGTTTCCCATTGGTCTGGTGTGCATGGCTCCCGGAGCGTTGAAGAAGATGAAGGCCCGTGGTGGCAGCCCGCGCGACTTATGGCAGCGACTGGGATTTTTCAAAGCGTCGCAGCTTCGACAATTGGATCAAATGCGAAGCGAGGGCAGGTTGTTTTGGATTCATGCCGCCAGTGTGGGCGAGGTGGGAATTGCGGCGAAGCTCATCCGCCAGATTTTGAAAGACCGGCCTGAATCGAGGTTTGCGCTCACGACGACCACCCCGACCGGATTTGCTCAGGTGGAAGCCATGAAGGAGGTGCAGGCTGGAGTGGTGCTGCCGCTTTACAGTGCGCTGGATGGTTGGCTCATCGTGAGGCGTTTTTTGCGGGCGATCCAGCCGGCACAATTGATTTTGGTGGAGGCCGAAGTCTGGCCAAACCTCACCCATGCCTGCAAAAAAAGGGGCGTGCCAATGTATCTGGTCAATGCCCGTCTCTCGCCGCGATCCGAGCGTCGATTTCGCAAAGCGCTGCCGTTCACCCGCGCCATCTTTTCGATGTTGAATCATGTGATGGTCCAGGAGCCCGAAGATGTGGCCCGCTGGCAGAGTCTTGGACTTGAATCGTCGAAGATCACCTGCACCGGCAGCATCAAGTTTGATCCTGGAGCAGGTGGGCAAACCCGTCCCGAGGCGCAGATTGAAAAGTTTCAGCAGCTCCTGCGCGAGCTTGGCTGGGGCGCGGAAGATCCGGTGATCCTGCTGGCCAGCACGCATCCAGGTGAGGAGCTTGCGCTGGCACAGGTGTATGGTCGATTGGCGAAGGATTTTCATGACCTTCGTCTGATCGTGGTGCCTCGACATGTCGAGCGCGCGGAGGAAATCGATGTAGAATTGAAGGCCCAAGGGTTTTACGTTGTCCGACGCAGCCAAGGGTTGGTTTCTACCGGAAAGGTGGCCGTGGCCGATGTGTTGTTGGTGGACACCACCGGGGAACTGGGGGCCTGGCAGCATCTCGCCACTGCCGTGATCGTAGGCAAAAGCTTTCTAGCGAAAGGTGGTCAAAATCCCGCCGAGGCAATCATGGCAGGGAAGCCCGTGCTGTTCGGACCCCACATGGCGAACTTCGAAGCGCTGGTGGATCAGCTTCTGAAAAAGGGGGGAGCCGTTCAATCGCCGGATCTACTGGCCCTGGAGCGCGATCTGCGCAGTTTGTTGAGTTCTCCTG